Proteins encoded by one window of Chryseobacterium aquaeductus:
- a CDS encoding glycoside hydrolase family 10 protein → MKLHKIKVMILFGFFASFSSSCSVQKSTSSAKNTSKPTKYIAKTKDSTVAVKPQVVVPVEEDFKVSLPAIKREFRGAWVASVANINWPSRNNLSVDQQKAEAINMLNLLQENNFNAVIFQARPSADALYTSELEPWSYFLTGKTGQPPYPNYDPLQFWIEESHKRGMELHVWLNPYRAHHSNGGAVSSQSMVNKLSDITIRLKNGMYWFDPANPKTQGHVSNVVKDLVKRYDLDAIHFDDYFYPYATYNRGADFPDNSSWSAYQSSGGTLSRADWRRDQVNKFVERIYKEIHAEKNNVRFGISPFGIWKPGFPEGVVGSSQYDELYADAKLWLNKGWVDYFSPQLYWPIESKGQPFANLLNWWKSENTMNRHLWPGLNTVEIKVSDRPTEIKNQIELTRQILTQSTGEIHWSVAGLTENQNMLPTLKSGPYKEKALIPKSPWIKSVPLEKPTLFTNDNGSFIQTSWSSKKIGNVFHWVLFTQYNGVWETEILTLENLSKEIPKSKDGKILNAIAIRAIDRLGNESDYMAKQVK, encoded by the coding sequence ATGAAACTTCATAAAATTAAAGTAATGATCTTATTTGGGTTTTTCGCCTCATTCAGCAGCTCATGCTCCGTCCAGAAAAGCACATCTTCAGCTAAAAATACCTCAAAGCCAACAAAATATATAGCAAAGACTAAAGACTCTACAGTGGCAGTAAAACCGCAAGTCGTAGTTCCTGTAGAGGAAGATTTTAAAGTCAGTCTTCCTGCAATCAAAAGAGAATTTCGTGGTGCATGGGTTGCCAGTGTTGCCAATATCAACTGGCCATCAAGAAATAATTTGTCGGTCGATCAACAAAAAGCTGAAGCAATCAATATGCTGAATTTGCTTCAGGAAAACAATTTTAACGCGGTGATTTTTCAGGCTCGTCCGTCAGCTGATGCATTGTATACCAGTGAATTGGAACCTTGGTCATATTTTCTTACCGGAAAAACAGGTCAGCCGCCTTATCCCAACTATGATCCGTTACAGTTTTGGATCGAAGAATCTCATAAACGTGGAATGGAGCTGCATGTCTGGTTAAATCCTTACAGAGCCCATCATTCAAATGGCGGTGCGGTCTCAAGTCAGTCGATGGTGAATAAACTTTCTGATATCACGATAAGATTAAAAAACGGAATGTACTGGTTTGATCCTGCAAATCCGAAAACTCAGGGTCATGTTTCCAATGTCGTGAAAGATCTGGTGAAAAGATATGATCTTGATGCGATTCATTTCGATGATTATTTTTATCCTTATGCAACGTATAACCGTGGTGCAGATTTTCCGGACAATTCAAGCTGGAGTGCTTATCAAAGCTCCGGCGGTACGCTTTCAAGAGCAGATTGGAGAAGAGATCAGGTGAATAAATTTGTCGAAAGAATTTACAAAGAAATACACGCAGAAAAAAATAATGTACGATTCGGAATCAGTCCGTTTGGTATTTGGAAACCCGGTTTTCCGGAAGGAGTTGTCGGTTCTTCTCAATATGACGAATTGTATGCTGATGCCAAATTATGGCTAAACAAAGGCTGGGTAGATTATTTCTCGCCGCAATTATACTGGCCGATCGAATCCAAAGGACAGCCTTTTGCTAATTTACTAAACTGGTGGAAATCTGAAAACACCATGAACCGCCATCTTTGGCCCGGACTGAATACGGTAGAAATTAAAGTTTCTGACCGACCAACTGAGATTAAAAACCAAATTGAACTTACCAGACAGATACTTACTCAATCCACAGGTGAAATCCATTGGAGTGTAGCAGGTTTAACCGAAAATCAAAATATGCTCCCAACTTTGAAAAGCGGTCCCTACAAGGAAAAAGCCTTAATTCCCAAAAGTCCTTGGATCAAATCTGTACCTTTAGAAAAACCAACTTTATTCACCAACGATAACGGTAGCTTTATTCAGACAAGCTGGAGCTCAAAAAAAATAGGAAATGTTTTTCATTGGGTTCTTTTTACTCAATACAATGGTGTTTGGGAAACCGAGATTCTAACATTAGAAAATCTCTCAAAAGAAATTCCGAAAAGCAAAGACGGGAAAATTCTTAATGCGATTGCCATTAGAGCGATCGACCGATTGGGTAATGAGAGTGATTATATGGCGAAGCAAGTGAAGTAG
- a CDS encoding ferritin → MNTNRLSPRLEKALSDQMNTEDLQSRVYFSYGIWAADKGYGGISNFLFRHAQEERDHAVKFMQYVLNRGGKPKITELPAPSEEPTSLTHCFDLVFKHEVDNTTAIYNLVNIAFEEKDWASWNFLQWFVKEQIEEETFAMNLIDKLKIAGGDRASDESLFTLDKTLETLPDDAELAQNATGANP, encoded by the coding sequence ATGAATACCAACAGACTTTCACCAAGACTGGAAAAAGCATTAAGCGACCAGATGAATACCGAAGATCTACAGTCAAGAGTTTACTTTTCTTACGGAATTTGGGCTGCTGATAAAGGGTATGGTGGAATTTCAAACTTTCTATTTCGTCATGCTCAGGAAGAAAGAGATCATGCCGTGAAATTTATGCAGTATGTTCTCAATAGAGGCGGAAAACCGAAAATTACAGAACTTCCTGCACCTAGTGAAGAGCCAACCAGCCTTACTCATTGTTTTGATCTGGTTTTCAAACATGAGGTAGACAATACAACCGCAATTTATAACTTAGTGAATATTGCTTTTGAAGAAAAAGACTGGGCATCATGGAATTTTCTACAGTGGTTTGTAAAAGAACAGATTGAAGAAGAAACTTTTGCAATGAATTTGATTGACAAGTTGAAAATTGCCGGTGGAGACAGAGCAAGCGATGAATCTTTATTCACCCTCGATAAAACATTGGAAACACTTCCTGACGACGCAGAGCTTGCGCAAAACGCTACAGGAGCAAACCCATAA
- the ychF gene encoding redox-regulated ATPase YchF, with protein MKCGIVGLPNVGKSTLFNCLSNAKAQSANYPFCTIEPNLGTVSVPDQRLFELEKLVNPERVLPAVVEIVDIAGLVKGASKGEGLGNQFLANIRECEAIIHVLRCFENGNIIHVEGSVDPMRDKEIIDIELQLKDLETVGKAVEKAKKFIKSGKKEDILTYETLHNLEKFIEDGKNAREFPMDDFAAGIIADVQLLTNKPVLYVCNVDENSIKNGNEWIAKIEEMAQKEKAEVVVLAAQIEADINELDTFEEREIFLEELGLTEPGVNRLIRKAYDLLKLQTYFTAGVKEVRAWTIGQGWTAPQAAGVIHTDFEKGFIRAEVIKYNDYVSYGTEAKVKEAGKLSVEGKEYIVQDGDIMHFRFNV; from the coding sequence ATGAAATGTGGAATCGTAGGCTTACCCAATGTAGGTAAATCAACTCTTTTTAACTGCTTAAGCAATGCTAAAGCGCAATCTGCCAATTATCCTTTCTGTACCATTGAGCCCAACTTGGGAACAGTTTCGGTACCAGATCAAAGATTATTTGAGCTTGAAAAACTGGTAAATCCTGAAAGAGTTTTGCCGGCTGTTGTAGAGATCGTTGATATTGCCGGTTTGGTAAAAGGAGCGAGCAAAGGTGAAGGTTTGGGAAATCAGTTTCTTGCCAACATCAGAGAGTGCGAGGCGATTATTCATGTTTTAAGATGTTTTGAAAACGGAAATATCATACACGTTGAAGGTTCTGTAGATCCGATGAGAGATAAAGAAATTATCGACATCGAGTTGCAGTTGAAAGATTTGGAAACTGTAGGGAAAGCAGTTGAAAAAGCTAAAAAATTCATCAAATCCGGAAAAAAAGAAGATATTCTGACGTATGAAACGCTTCATAATTTAGAGAAATTTATCGAAGACGGTAAAAATGCAAGAGAATTCCCGATGGATGATTTTGCGGCAGGAATTATTGCAGATGTTCAGTTGTTGACCAACAAACCTGTTCTTTACGTTTGTAATGTAGACGAAAACTCTATCAAAAACGGAAACGAATGGATTGCTAAAATCGAAGAAATGGCTCAGAAAGAAAAAGCTGAAGTTGTAGTTTTAGCTGCTCAGATCGAAGCTGATATCAACGAGTTGGACACTTTCGAAGAAAGAGAAATTTTCCTTGAAGAATTAGGTTTAACGGAACCAGGTGTAAACCGTTTGATCAGAAAGGCTTACGACTTATTAAAACTTCAGACGTATTTCACGGCAGGAGTAAAAGAAGTAAGAGCTTGGACCATCGGACAAGGCTGGACGGCTCCTCAGGCTGCAGGTGTTATTCACACTGATTTTGAGAAAGGATTCATCCGTGCAGAAGTAATTAAGTATAACGATTACGTGAGCTACGGAACTGAAGCCAAAGTAAAGGAAGCCGGAAAGCTTTCTGTTGAAGGAAAAGAATACATCGTGCAAGACGGTGATATTATGCACTTCAGATTCAATGTTTAA
- a CDS encoding methionine aminotransferase, translating to MIHLPFSKLSNVGTTIFSQMTQLANENEAINLSQGFPDFMPDSELLNYVDHFIQKGFNQYAPMGGMISLKEEIARKIENSHQTNYHPDSEITITAGGTQAIFTTIATFVKKDDEVIIFEPAYDCYEPTVELFGGIVKRFEMKAPDYKIDWNVVKNLVSEKTKMIILNNPNNPSGKILKENDIQELIKIVKDTSILILSDEVYENIVFDGKEHLSICKYPELKERSLLVASFGKLFHVTGWKIGYCAAPKALTDEFRKIHQFNVFSVNTPIQLALAEYMKNDEHYLGLNQFFQEKRDFLRKGLANTSFELLDCEGTYFQALKYDKISDKSDFDFAQELTVTHKVASVPFSSFYKNKMSENVIRLCFAKKQETLEKAIENLAKL from the coding sequence ATGATACACCTTCCTTTTTCTAAACTTTCTAATGTAGGAACGACCATTTTTAGTCAGATGACTCAATTGGCAAATGAAAACGAGGCGATAAATTTGTCGCAAGGGTTTCCCGATTTCATGCCCGATTCAGAATTGTTAAATTATGTCGATCATTTTATTCAAAAAGGCTTTAACCAATACGCGCCAATGGGCGGAATGATCAGTTTGAAGGAAGAAATCGCAAGGAAAATCGAAAACAGTCATCAAACGAATTATCATCCTGATTCAGAAATTACCATTACCGCTGGCGGAACTCAGGCGATTTTTACAACGATTGCAACATTCGTCAAAAAGGATGATGAAGTGATTATTTTTGAACCGGCTTATGATTGTTACGAACCGACCGTTGAGCTTTTCGGAGGAATTGTAAAACGCTTTGAAATGAAAGCTCCCGATTATAAAATCGACTGGAATGTGGTGAAAAATTTAGTTTCAGAAAAAACAAAAATGATCATCCTGAATAATCCCAATAATCCTTCAGGTAAGATTTTAAAAGAAAACGATATTCAGGAATTAATTAAAATCGTAAAAGATACTTCGATTCTGATTTTGAGTGATGAAGTGTACGAAAATATCGTTTTTGACGGAAAAGAACATTTAAGCATCTGCAAATATCCTGAACTGAAAGAAAGAAGTCTTTTGGTTGCGTCATTCGGGAAGCTCTTCCATGTTACCGGTTGGAAAATTGGATATTGTGCTGCACCAAAAGCTTTAACGGATGAGTTCAGAAAAATTCATCAGTTCAATGTTTTCTCTGTCAATACTCCGATCCAGCTGGCTTTGGCAGAATACATGAAAAATGATGAGCATTATCTTGGTCTCAATCAGTTTTTCCAGGAAAAAAGAGATTTCCTTAGAAAAGGTTTAGCAAATACTTCTTTTGAATTACTGGATTGTGAAGGAACGTATTTTCAGGCTTTGAAATACGATAAAATCTCCGACAAAAGTGATTTTGATTTTGCTCAGGAATTAACGGTTACTCACAAAGTAGCAAGCGTTCCGTTTTCATCTTTTTATAAAAATAAAATGAGTGAAAATGTGATCAGATTGTGTTTTGCCAAGAAACAGGAAACTTTGGAAAAGGCGATTGAGAATCTGGCTAAACTTTAA
- a CDS encoding DNA topoisomerase IV subunit B, with translation MSQEINPVYSEDNIRTLDWQEHIRLRPGMYIGKLGDGSSADDGIYILLKEILDNSIDEFRMKSGKRIEIKVDDGKVTIRDFGRGIPLGKVVDAVSKMNTGGKYDSKAFKKSVGLNGVGTKAVNALSDYFRVRSFRDGKMKMAEFSRGLIIEEHSEKDTSDRNGTEISFVPDGDIFLHFKYRKEYIARMLRNYSYLNPGLKILFNGETFFSENGLKDLLEEELESDVLYPIVHLRDNDIELAVTHTDKSQTETYFSFVNGQNTTQGGTHLNAFREAYVKTIREFFNKNFDAADIRKSIVAAISINVEEPVFESQTKTKLGSNDMGPNGPTVRIFIIDFLKSKLDNFLHKNPEIAEAIQRKILISERERKELSGIQKLARERAKKVSLHNKKLRDCRQHYNDQKAERKAETQIFITEGDSASGSITKSRDVETQAVFSLKGKPLNCYGLTKKVVYENEEFNLLQAALNIEESLEDLRYNQVIIATDADVDGMHIRLLMITFFLQFFPDVIKNGHLYILQTPLFRVRNKKETRYCYTELERVKALNELGKNPEITRFKGLGEISPDEFKNFIGKDIRLEPVVLGKDQTIEQLLEFYMGKNTPDRQIFILENLVVEDSNIDTKEMVTETEKI, from the coding sequence ATGTCACAAGAAATAAACCCTGTATATTCTGAAGATAACATCAGAACCCTCGATTGGCAGGAGCACATCCGTTTACGTCCCGGAATGTATATCGGGAAGTTGGGCGATGGTTCCTCTGCGGATGATGGTATTTATATTTTACTTAAAGAAATTCTTGACAACTCGATTGATGAGTTCAGAATGAAATCCGGTAAAAGAATTGAAATAAAAGTCGATGACGGGAAAGTAACGATCCGAGATTTTGGTCGTGGAATTCCTTTAGGAAAAGTTGTTGATGCGGTTTCAAAAATGAATACCGGCGGTAAATACGACAGCAAAGCCTTCAAGAAATCAGTTGGTCTGAATGGAGTTGGTACCAAAGCTGTGAATGCACTGTCAGATTATTTTCGTGTACGTTCTTTCCGGGACGGGAAGATGAAAATGGCGGAATTTTCTCGAGGACTCATTATAGAAGAACACAGCGAGAAAGACACGTCAGACAGAAACGGGACGGAGATTTCATTTGTTCCTGATGGTGATATTTTCCTTCATTTCAAATACAGAAAAGAGTATATCGCAAGAATGCTCCGCAATTATTCTTATCTGAATCCCGGATTGAAAATTCTTTTTAATGGGGAAACTTTCTTTTCTGAAAATGGTCTTAAAGATTTGTTGGAAGAAGAATTGGAAAGCGATGTACTATATCCTATCGTTCATTTGAGAGACAATGATATCGAATTGGCGGTAACACATACCGATAAATCTCAGACAGAAACATATTTTTCTTTCGTCAACGGACAAAATACAACGCAGGGAGGTACGCATTTGAATGCTTTTCGTGAAGCGTATGTAAAAACGATCCGTGAGTTTTTTAATAAAAACTTTGATGCAGCAGATATTCGTAAATCGATTGTTGCAGCCATTTCCATCAATGTTGAAGAACCTGTTTTTGAATCTCAGACAAAAACAAAATTAGGTTCCAACGATATGGGTCCGAATGGTCCGACTGTGAGAATTTTTATTATTGACTTCTTAAAAAGCAAATTAGATAATTTCCTACATAAAAATCCTGAGATTGCCGAGGCAATTCAAAGAAAAATCTTGATCTCGGAAAGAGAGAGAAAAGAGCTTTCAGGAATTCAGAAATTAGCGAGAGAAAGAGCGAAAAAAGTTTCGCTTCACAATAAAAAACTTCGTGATTGCAGACAGCATTACAACGATCAAAAAGCGGAAAGAAAAGCTGAAACACAGATTTTCATTACCGAAGGAGATTCTGCATCAGGATCGATCACAAAGTCGAGAGATGTAGAAACGCAGGCTGTATTTTCTTTGAAAGGTAAACCGCTGAACTGTTATGGTTTAACGAAGAAGGTGGTGTACGAAAATGAAGAATTTAATCTTCTGCAGGCAGCTTTAAATATTGAAGAAAGTCTTGAAGATTTAAGATACAATCAGGTCATTATCGCAACAGATGCCGATGTCGACGGAATGCACATCAGGCTTCTGATGATCACATTTTTTCTTCAGTTTTTTCCGGACGTGATCAAAAACGGACATTTATATATTCTTCAGACTCCGCTATTCCGGGTGAGAAATAAAAAAGAAACGAGATACTGCTATACTGAGTTGGAAAGAGTGAAAGCATTAAATGAATTAGGAAAAAACCCTGAAATTACCCGATTTAAAGGTTTGGGAGAAATTTCGCCTGACGAATTTAAAAACTTTATCGGAAAAGATATTCGTCTGGAACCTGTAGTATTGGGAAAAGATCAAACGATAGAGCAGTTATTAGAGTTCTATATGGGTAAAAATACACCGGACAGGCAGATCTTTATCCTCGAAAATCTTGTCGTTGAAGATTCAAATATAGACACCAAGGAAATGGTGACCGAAACTGAAAAAATTTAA
- a CDS encoding DNA gyrase/topoisomerase IV subunit A encodes MIEENSHEDDSLKKVSGLYKDWFLDYASYVILDRAIPSVYDGFKPVQRRIMHSMRELEDGRYNKVANIVGNTMKYHPHGDASITDAMVGIGQRELLIDTQGNWGNIYTGDSAAAARYIEARLTPFALEVVFNPKTTVWSKSYDGRNNEPVDLPVKFPLLLAQGVEGIGVGLSTKILPHNFNELINASVAHLKGKKFELFPDFLTAGFLDVSEYNDGHRGGKVRARAKISQVDKHTLMISELPFSKNTGDLIDSIIKANEKGKIKIKKIEDNTSDKVEILIYLHNEVSPDKTIDALYAFTDCQVTISPNACVIVGDKPMFLNVSEILRMNTDHTVSLLKRELEIELNELQESWHFSSLERIFIENRIYHDIEEVKSWEEVLKTIAIGLKPHTAHLLREVTEEDILRLTEIRIKRISRFDLDKFKENIAALEGKIEQVRHHLANLIAYAIDYYLNIQKKYGKGRERKTELRIFDTIDASKVAVANEKFYANFEEGFVGTSLRKDQFLFDCSDIDDIITFRRDGSMKVVKVEAKTFIGKDILHVAIWKKNDKRTVYNMIYREGMQGPYYMKRFSVTGVTRNTDYRLASDAKGSETLYFSANPNGEAETVTVLLKPNPRIRKNKMDIDFSEIGIKGRDSKGNLVTKYSIKKVDLKEEGVSTLAPRKIWFDDTVRRLNADARGTLLGSFKGDDKILTVNSHGEAKLISFDLGNRFDDEYIILEKWRPQQPITCIYYDGEKDIYFIKRFLLENTTNSQTFMPSEHPKSFIERILVSNGSTAEIIFAKDKGKEREPETVNIDEFIGVKGIKAIGNQFTKFKVKTINITIPEPEEEAPEIYEEPDFIPSTDDEGGTIGDLFEDGSN; translated from the coding sequence ATGATAGAAGAAAATTCTCACGAAGATGATAGCTTAAAAAAAGTTTCAGGACTGTACAAAGACTGGTTTTTGGATTATGCATCTTATGTAATTTTAGATAGAGCCATCCCTTCTGTTTATGATGGTTTCAAACCGGTGCAGCGTAGAATCATGCATTCTATGCGTGAGCTTGAAGATGGCAGATACAATAAAGTCGCAAATATCGTAGGTAATACCATGAAATATCACCCACACGGTGATGCATCAATTACCGATGCGATGGTAGGAATAGGGCAGAGAGAATTGCTGATTGACACTCAGGGAAACTGGGGAAATATTTATACAGGAGATTCTGCAGCTGCAGCAAGATATATTGAAGCAAGATTGACACCTTTTGCTTTGGAAGTGGTTTTTAATCCAAAAACTACTGTGTGGTCTAAATCTTATGACGGTAGAAATAACGAACCTGTAGATTTACCCGTAAAATTTCCTTTACTTTTGGCACAAGGTGTTGAAGGAATTGGAGTTGGACTGTCTACAAAAATTCTTCCGCATAATTTTAATGAATTAATCAATGCGTCCGTTGCACACCTTAAAGGTAAAAAGTTTGAGCTTTTCCCGGACTTTCTTACGGCAGGTTTTCTTGATGTGTCAGAATACAACGACGGCCACCGAGGTGGAAAAGTAAGAGCTAGAGCCAAAATTTCTCAGGTCGACAAACATACTTTGATGATTTCTGAGCTTCCTTTTTCTAAAAATACCGGTGACTTGATTGATTCTATCATCAAAGCCAATGAAAAAGGAAAAATTAAGATCAAAAAAATTGAAGACAATACTTCAGATAAAGTTGAGATTCTGATTTATCTTCACAATGAGGTTTCACCCGACAAGACAATTGATGCCCTGTACGCATTTACAGATTGTCAGGTAACGATTTCTCCAAATGCCTGTGTGATTGTTGGTGATAAACCAATGTTCCTGAATGTCTCTGAAATTTTAAGAATGAATACCGATCATACGGTTTCTTTGCTTAAAAGAGAACTTGAAATTGAACTCAATGAATTGCAGGAAAGCTGGCATTTTTCTTCACTGGAAAGAATTTTCATCGAGAACAGAATTTACCACGATATTGAAGAGGTGAAAAGCTGGGAAGAAGTTTTAAAAACTATTGCAATTGGTCTGAAGCCACATACAGCACACCTTCTAAGAGAAGTGACGGAAGAAGATATTCTGAGACTGACCGAAATTAGAATTAAAAGAATTTCAAGATTCGATTTAGATAAATTTAAAGAAAACATTGCAGCGCTCGAAGGTAAAATAGAGCAAGTGAGGCATCATTTGGCAAACCTGATTGCGTATGCGATTGATTATTATTTAAACATTCAAAAAAAATACGGAAAAGGCAGAGAGCGTAAAACTGAGTTGAGAATTTTTGATACTATTGATGCATCGAAAGTCGCAGTAGCAAATGAAAAATTCTATGCCAATTTCGAGGAAGGTTTTGTGGGTACTTCATTGAGAAAAGATCAATTCCTGTTTGATTGTTCAGACATTGACGACATCATCACTTTCAGAAGAGATGGCAGCATGAAAGTCGTAAAAGTGGAGGCAAAAACATTCATCGGAAAAGATATTCTGCACGTTGCCATTTGGAAGAAAAATGATAAACGTACAGTCTATAACATGATTTACCGCGAAGGAATGCAAGGTCCTTATTATATGAAACGATTCTCGGTGACAGGTGTTACAAGAAATACAGATTATCGTTTGGCATCAGATGCAAAAGGCTCTGAAACTCTATATTTTTCGGCAAATCCCAATGGTGAAGCAGAAACAGTTACCGTTTTGTTAAAACCAAATCCGAGAATCAGAAAAAATAAAATGGATATTGATTTCTCTGAAATAGGAATCAAAGGACGTGACTCGAAAGGAAATCTGGTCACTAAATATTCCATTAAAAAAGTAGATTTGAAAGAAGAAGGTGTTTCTACCTTAGCTCCAAGAAAAATATGGTTTGATGATACGGTAAGACGATTGAATGCCGATGCCAGAGGTACTTTGCTCGGAAGTTTTAAAGGGGATGACAAAATTTTAACCGTCAACTCTCACGGTGAAGCAAAACTCATCAGTTTTGACCTTGGAAACCGCTTCGATGATGAATATATCATCCTTGAAAAGTGGCGACCGCAGCAGCCGATTACGTGTATTTATTATGATGGCGAAAAAGATATTTATTTCATCAAAAGATTTTTGCTGGAAAATACAACCAATTCGCAGACCTTTATGCCTTCTGAACATCCAAAGTCATTCATTGAAAGGATTTTAGTTTCAAATGGCTCAACTGCAGAAATTATTTTCGCGAAAGATAAAGGTAAAGAACGCGAGCCTGAAACTGTAAACATTGATGAATTTATCGGAGTAAAAGGTATTAAAGCCATCGGAAATCAGTTTACGAAATTTAAAGTAAAAACCATCAATATTACGATTCCCGAACCGGAAGAGGAAGCACCTGAAATTTATGAAGAACCTGATTTTATACCTTCTACAGATGATGAAGGAGGAACGATCGGAGATTTGTTTGAAGATGGAAGTAATTAA
- a CDS encoding rhomboid family intramembrane serine protease, translating into MSTIVLVIIAITCIFSYFGLNNTVLFEKYKFNVAAINNKKEYVRLISSGFLHADFMHLFFNMFSLFLFQGAVIQFFGEIGFIIIYFASMFLGNLFSLFIYKNQPWYSAIGASGAVSGVIFAAIAMAPNDISVNFLPGWLFGTLYFGYSVYMMLNPKQWDNLGHAAHLGGAFFGLVYSIALHPQLAMSNILYLGAMSLPLLYLSYEIFIRKRIG; encoded by the coding sequence ATGAGTACAATCGTTTTAGTAATTATTGCAATAACATGTATTTTCAGTTATTTCGGACTGAATAATACTGTATTGTTTGAAAAGTATAAGTTTAATGTTGCAGCTATAAACAACAAAAAAGAATATGTGAGATTAATAAGTTCAGGGTTTTTACATGCTGACTTTATGCACTTGTTTTTCAATATGTTTTCGCTATTTCTTTTCCAAGGTGCTGTTATTCAGTTTTTTGGCGAAATAGGATTTATTATTATTTATTTTGCCTCCATGTTTTTGGGTAATTTATTTAGTTTATTTATTTATAAAAATCAACCATGGTATTCTGCAATTGGAGCTTCAGGTGCAGTTTCGGGAGTTATCTTTGCAGCAATCGCAATGGCTCCTAATGATATTAGCGTCAACTTTTTACCAGGATGGCTTTTCGGAACATTATACTTTGGATATTCTGTTTATATGATGCTAAATCCTAAGCAGTGGGATAATTTGGGTCATGCGGCTCATTTGGGCGGTGCATTTTTCGGATTAGTTTATTCGATAGCATTGCATCCACAATTAGCCATGAGCAATATACTTTATCTTGGAGCGATGTCTCTACCACTACTATATCTTTCTTACGAAATATTCATCAGAAAAAGAATCGGGTAA
- the prmC gene encoding peptide chain release factor N(5)-glutamine methyltransferase — protein sequence MTIANFKNQFKKELYELYTASEIDFLYTVFIEEIFDLNQAQQRIFSENEISDERKAKLLDIVSELKTGKPYQHILGETEFYGMTFFVNENVLIPRPETEELLELAIRKISNLKSQISEINILDIGTGSGIIPLVLKKHFPDAEISSIDLSEKALEVAKKNADFHQLEIKFIHADYLNFDLHDMYDVIISNPPYIGIEEDEEIADSVKEFEPTMALFSPTSDALIFYRKIAKDAEKHLNKNGFLFLEINQKLGCETLELYQNIFSNTELIKDLSGNDRFIFAVR from the coding sequence ATGACGATAGCAAATTTTAAAAACCAGTTTAAAAAAGAACTTTACGAGCTGTATACAGCTTCTGAAATTGATTTTCTATACACAGTTTTCATCGAAGAGATATTTGATTTAAACCAAGCCCAACAAAGAATATTTTCTGAAAATGAAATATCAGATGAACGTAAAGCGAAGCTTTTGGATATCGTTTCAGAATTAAAAACAGGAAAGCCTTATCAACATATTTTAGGGGAAACAGAATTCTATGGGATGACTTTTTTCGTCAATGAAAATGTATTAATTCCTCGCCCGGAAACAGAAGAACTTCTTGAACTCGCAATCCGAAAAATCTCAAACTTAAAATCTCAAATTTCAGAAATTAATATTTTAGACATCGGAACGGGAAGTGGTATAATTCCTTTGGTTTTAAAAAAACATTTTCCAGACGCAGAAATCTCATCAATTGATTTATCTGAAAAAGCCTTGGAAGTTGCCAAAAAAAACGCAGATTTTCATCAGCTTGAGATCAAGTTTATTCATGCAGATTATCTGAATTTTGATTTACATGACATGTATGACGTGATCATTTCAAATCCGCCCTACATCGGTATTGAGGAAGATGAGGAAATTGCTGATTCTGTAAAAGAATTTGAACCTACCATGGCACTTTTTTCGCCAACTTCAGATGCCTTAATTTTCTACCGGAAGATTGCGAAAGATGCCGAAAAACATTTAAATAAAAACGGTTTTTTGTTCTTAGAAATCAATCAAAAATTAGGTTGTGAAACTTTAGAATTATATCAAAATATTTTCTCAAATACTGAATTGATCAAAGATTTAAGCGGAAACGACCGTTTTATATTTGCTGTTCGGTAA